A single window of Bos javanicus breed banteng chromosome 19, ARS-OSU_banteng_1.0, whole genome shotgun sequence DNA harbors:
- the LOC133231549 gene encoding endogenous retrovirus group PABLB member 1 Env polyprotein-like: protein MEWGKQFLLLGLTNTILSLTTVPAQDNIFISWAHSYVDFHNSSNCWVCEAMPLSVMDGLPWWVSLLCYGDFIPLCSFLKQQKGIFLSLTNHNLSLLSWCKKKPSVGWGHRVTFNMNTSLMEVTRAYTSYIKNKKERGSLTKDRQASWYLEQYYQTENIILKSVG from the coding sequence ATGGAGTGGGGTAAACAATTCCTGCTACTCGGCCTCACCAACACAATTCTGAGCCTGACCACTGTTCCTGCACAGGACAACATCTTCATCTCATGGGCACATTCTTACGTGGACTTCCACAACTCCTCCAACTGTTGGGTATGTGAGGCTATGCCCCTGTCAGTAATGGACGGACTCCCATGGTGGGTATCTCTACTTTGTTATGGAGACTTTATACCACTGTGCTCCTTCTTGAAACAACAGAAAggaattttcctttctctcaccAATCATAACCTTTCTTTGCTCTCCTGGTGTAAGAAAAAGCCATCAGTGGGCTGGGGACATAGGGTTACATTTAACATGAACACTAGTCTTATGGAGGTAACAAGGGCTTATACctcatatataaaaaacaaaaaggagaggGGCTCCCTTACAAAAGATAGACAGGCCTCCTGGTACCTTGAACAATACTACCAGACTGAAAATATAATCCTGAAATCCGTTGGGTAG